In Prescottella soli, a genomic segment contains:
- the steA gene encoding putative cytokinetic ring protein SteA yields the protein MKMPALLSRKTESLPGISGIARVDRDTGKLLRRVGHGDVVVLDEIDLDRVTADALVAAGVLAVVNASPSITGRYPNLGPEVLVANGIVLIDSAGTEIFKTIKDGSKVRLHEGGVYAGERRLAEGQEQSEAEISDRMIEAKTGLVDHLEAFSGNTIEFIRSESPLLIDGVGVPDIDVDLKDRHVVVVADGPDHQADLKALKPFIKEYSPILVGVGVGADTLTKAGYRPDLIVGDPDEITSETLKCGAEVVLPADPDGHAQGLSRIQDLGIGAMTFPASASPSDLALLLADHHGASLIVTVGSTVSLDEFFDRGRRDTNPAAFMTRLKVGPKLVDAKAVATLYRSRVSGAAIALLVLAALTAVIVALVVSNIGGEAVDWAIDTWNSFALWVQGLFK from the coding sequence ATGAAGATGCCGGCGCTGCTCTCCCGTAAGACCGAATCCCTCCCAGGAATCAGTGGCATCGCTCGGGTCGACCGCGACACCGGCAAGCTGCTGCGCCGCGTCGGGCACGGTGACGTCGTCGTGCTCGACGAAATCGACCTGGACCGGGTCACCGCGGACGCTCTCGTGGCGGCCGGCGTGCTGGCCGTGGTCAACGCGTCGCCGTCGATCACCGGCCGCTACCCGAACCTCGGCCCGGAGGTCCTGGTCGCGAACGGGATCGTGCTGATCGACTCGGCCGGCACCGAGATCTTCAAGACGATCAAGGACGGGTCGAAGGTCCGTCTGCACGAAGGCGGCGTGTACGCGGGCGAGCGCCGGCTGGCCGAGGGACAGGAGCAGTCCGAGGCCGAGATCTCCGATCGGATGATCGAGGCCAAGACCGGTCTCGTCGACCACCTCGAGGCGTTCTCGGGCAACACGATCGAGTTCATCCGATCGGAGAGTCCGCTGCTGATCGACGGCGTCGGAGTCCCGGACATCGACGTCGACCTGAAGGACCGGCACGTCGTGGTCGTGGCGGACGGCCCCGATCACCAGGCCGATCTGAAGGCACTCAAGCCGTTCATCAAGGAGTACTCGCCGATCCTCGTCGGTGTCGGCGTGGGCGCGGACACGCTGACGAAGGCGGGCTACCGTCCCGACCTCATCGTCGGCGACCCGGACGAGATCACCAGCGAGACCCTCAAGTGCGGTGCCGAGGTCGTGCTGCCGGCCGACCCGGACGGTCACGCACAGGGCCTGTCCCGCATCCAGGACCTCGGCATCGGCGCCATGACGTTCCCGGCGTCGGCCTCCCCGTCCGACCTGGCGCTGTTGCTGGCCGACCACCACGGGGCGTCGCTGATCGTCACGGTCGGCAGCACGGTCTCGCTCGACGAGTTCTTCGACCGCGGACGCCGTGACACCAACCCGGCGGCGTTCATGACCCGCCTCAAAGTGGGGCCGAAGCTGGTGGACGCCAAGGCCGTCGCGACGCTGTACCGCAGCCGGGTGTCCGGTGCGGCGATCGCGCTGCTCGTGCTCGCGGCGTTGACCGCGGTGATCGTCGCGCTCGTCGTCTCGAACATCGGCGGCGAGGCAGTGGACTGGGCAATCGATACGTGGAACAGCTTCGCGCTG